ACCAGACGAGCGACAAGCCCAGGCTGATGAACAAGCTGTTGCGCTTCGATCCTGCTGCCGGCTGGTTGTTGTACTCGTCACGCACCACGAACTTCGCGCTGATTGGATTGATGAGCGGGGCCGTCAGGCCGGCTTCGGTACGCAACAAGTATACCGTCGTGAAGTTGTCGACAGCGGGCAAGTAGTCCAATCGCCAGTCGGAGTGGGCGCCGTATGGCAGGTAGTAGCCTGCCAGGGCACCAAAGGCGATCGCGTAGTAGTCACGATCATTTGATCCGTTCGGCAAAGGGTGATTGTGAAAATACTTTTCGTACACCCAGCTGGGGCCGACTTCGCCCTGGAGGAAGTTGCGCCGGTCCCCGGCGAGTTTCTCCTCCCAGAAGACGTAACCGACGCCGGCCTTGGGAACGCCCCGAATACTCAAGCGCTCAATGCCGTCGTAGGTTGCGTCTCCGGATGCAAACCCGTACAGCCGTGGCGTGAAGCTGTAGTCCTCGCGGACGAGCCCGAACAACTGATCCTGGGTCGTGCTCTTCGGCTCCCCCTGCTTCTTCTCCGTGCCGTAGCGATAGCTGGCCCCGAGGGTGAACTTGGTCGGAGCATGCGTGCGCACGGTGTTGAATCCGAGGAGAAAGCCGGTCGTGTCGATCGTGCTCTGCTGCACGTTGAGGCCGGCATCGAAGTTCCCGGCCCAATAGCGCCACGCGCTGCGCATCCGATCGTTGAACGACAGGCCGCCGTCACCGAGCGGCCGACCCGATTGGATCGTCGCAACGTCAATGGATGCCGCACCAGCCATCAGCCTTCCTTTACTGACTCCGCGCAGCGGCGCAGCGGTCTCTTGATCGTCCCCGTAGAGAATTTGGAACGGCCGGTCGGTTGTGATGTTCTCGATGTTTTCCCAATTGATCGCCAGGGCTCCCGTGCCGTACTCGGGGGCGAACGTAATGCCGGAGCCGCCGAGGGCCGTGACCTTGCCGCGCAATACCGTCCCCTTGGACGTCACCTCGTCCGCGGCAGCAATGCTCGCGCATCCGATCAACATGACTAGGCCAATGGCAAGCCCCGCCCTCCAG
Above is a window of Candidatus Binatia bacterium DNA encoding:
- a CDS encoding DUF481 domain-containing protein — its product is MVIDPRCSSEKCGWRAGLAIGLVMLIGCASIAAADEVTSKGTVLRGKVTALGGSGITFAPEYGTGALAINWENIENITTDRPFQILYGDDQETAAPLRGVSKGRLMAGAASIDVATIQSGRPLGDGGLSFNDRMRSAWRYWAGNFDAGLNVQQSTIDTTGFLLGFNTVRTHAPTKFTLGASYRYGTEKKQGEPKSTTQDQLFGLVREDYSFTPRLYGFASGDATYDGIERLSIRGVPKAGVGYVFWEEKLAGDRRNFLQGEVGPSWVYEKYFHNHPLPNGSNDRDYYAIAFGALAGYYLPYGAHSDWRLDYLPAVDNFTTVYLLRTEAGLTAPLINPISAKFVVRDEYNNQPAAGSKRNSLFISLGLSLVW